Proteins encoded in a region of the Clostridium beijerinckii genome:
- a CDS encoding ABC transporter ATP-binding protein has product MAKQILLLDNVHKSIKNKEIVKGITFSINEGEVLGFLGPNGAGKSTTLRMIVGLSSPTSGKILIDGYSITKDYVKAMSKVGCIIEGPDMYNYLSGLENLKMLASMNKNITNEDITRVIELVGMQNRINEKVSTYSLGMKQRLGLAQALIHKPKLLILDEPTNGLDPSGINEFRHIIKDLAKKENIAVLVSSHLISEVELMCDTVAIIKSGTLLKYASVSELISDKEVSFVLSDNSKGIKILKDKWNIDSSLINNTIIAKVDVSKIEKINSSFIEEGIAIKFVSINQKTLEDLFLSLTESNSIVS; this is encoded by the coding sequence ATGGCAAAGCAAATATTGTTATTAGATAATGTTCATAAATCTATAAAAAATAAAGAAATAGTTAAAGGCATTACCTTTTCAATTAATGAAGGTGAGGTTTTGGGTTTTCTTGGTCCAAATGGTGCTGGAAAGTCTACCACTTTAAGAATGATTGTCGGCCTTTCTTCCCCTACTAGTGGAAAAATTTTAATCGATGGCTATTCAATTACTAAGGATTATGTTAAGGCTATGTCTAAAGTTGGATGTATTATAGAAGGTCCAGATATGTATAATTATTTAAGTGGTTTAGAAAATTTGAAGATGCTTGCTTCTATGAATAAAAATATTACTAATGAAGATATAACGAGAGTAATTGAACTTGTAGGAATGCAGAATAGAATAAATGAGAAAGTGTCTACTTATTCTTTGGGAATGAAACAAAGGTTAGGACTTGCGCAAGCTCTTATTCATAAGCCAAAGCTTCTTATATTAGATGAGCCTACAAATGGGCTTGATCCTTCAGGAATAAATGAGTTTAGACATATTATTAAAGATCTTGCTAAAAAAGAAAATATTGCTGTTCTCGTTTCTAGCCATTTGATATCTGAGGTTGAATTAATGTGTGATACTGTTGCAATAATAAAAAGTGGTACTTTACTAAAATACGCTTCAGTCTCTGAACTTATAAGTGATAAAGAAGTTTCCTTTGTTCTAAGTGATAATTCAAAGGGAATTAAAATATTAAAAGACAAGTGGAATATTGATAGTTCACTAATAAACAATACGATAATAGCAAAAGTTGATGTATCAAAAATTGAAAAAATTAATTCTTCGTTTATCGAAGAAGGAATAGCAATAAAGTTCGTAAGTATAAATCAGAAAACTTTGGAGGATCTGTTTTTATCACTTACAGAAAGTAACTCTATTGTTAGTTAA
- a CDS encoding Cof-type HAD-IIB family hydrolase: MIKFIVSDMDGTLLGKNNDIPEENLKAISKAEEMGVKFVFASGRMYEDIKPFLDRYNLKCECIVLNGAEYRDKDGNILEGIYMDKSKLKDILEIIKRDGLNVEIYTDKGLYTTNTKEESLKGSVLRVKYFHPEVTNNEEILKMAKEEQHFVILKYIDNIDEFLSRDIKIGKIESYGECEDKLFELKEELKTIEGLAIASSITINLEINHIEAQKGIILAKISDKKRVKKEDVVVIGDGFNDYSMFTEFPISFAMENAIPEIKEIAKYITDANYNSGVAKAVYKILHL, encoded by the coding sequence ATGATAAAATTTATTGTATCAGATATGGATGGAACATTACTTGGAAAAAATAATGATATACCTGAAGAAAATTTAAAGGCTATAAGCAAAGCAGAAGAAATGGGAGTAAAGTTCGTATTTGCTAGTGGAAGAATGTATGAAGATATTAAGCCATTTCTTGATAGATATAATTTAAAGTGTGAATGTATAGTATTAAATGGTGCAGAATATAGAGATAAAGACGGAAATATATTAGAAGGAATTTATATGGACAAAAGTAAGCTTAAGGACATTTTAGAGATAATAAAAAGAGATGGTCTTAATGTTGAGATATACACGGATAAAGGATTATATACTACTAATACTAAAGAAGAATCTTTAAAAGGAAGTGTACTTAGGGTCAAATATTTTCATCCAGAAGTTACAAATAATGAAGAAATCCTTAAGATGGCAAAAGAAGAACAGCATTTTGTAATTTTAAAGTATATTGATAATATAGATGAATTTTTAAGTAGAGATATTAAAATAGGAAAAATTGAGTCTTATGGTGAATGTGAAGATAAGCTTTTTGAATTAAAGGAAGAGCTTAAAACCATAGAGGGGCTTGCAATTGCATCAAGTATTACAATTAATCTAGAAATAAATCATATAGAAGCTCAAAAAGGAATTATATTAGCTAAGATTTCAGATAAAAAGAGAGTAAAAAAAGAGGATGTTGTTGTAATTGGAGATGGGTTTAACGACTATTCAATGTTTACTGAATTTCCTATATCTTTTGCTATGGAAAATGCAATCCCTGAGATAAAAGAAATAGCAAAATATATAACAGATGCAAATTATAATTCTGGAGTGGCTAAAGCTGTTTATAAAATTTTACACCTATAA
- a CDS encoding 6-phospho-beta-glucosidase — protein MKKEKIKIVTIGGGSSYTPELIEGFIKRKDELPIKEIWLVDIEDGKEKLEIVGAMAQRMVKAAGLDWKVNLTLDRREALKDADFVSTQFRVGLLDARIKDERIPLSHGIIGQETNGAGGMFKAFRTIPVILDIIDDMRELCPNAWLVNFTNPSGMVTEAAIKYGGWDRTVGLCNVPINCIEDDAKMLGVPSSELFFKFAGLNHFHWHRVWDKEGNEKTAEVIEKLYNPLLAEEKKDAGVANIKDIKFNYEQIKDLGILPCPYHRYYYITDDMLMEELESYSKGETRAEVVKRTEAELFELYKDPKLDYKPEQLTKRGGTHYSDAACELIASIYNDKRTTMVVSTKNNGALEDLPYDSIVEVSSTITSHGPEPINFGKFDPAPRGMVQIMKGMEETTISAAVTGNYNKALHAFTINPLVPSGQIAKNLLDEMLLAHKKHLPQFAERIEKLEKNK, from the coding sequence ATGAAAAAAGAAAAAATCAAAATAGTTACTATTGGTGGAGGATCAAGTTACACTCCTGAATTAATTGAAGGGTTTATAAAAAGGAAAGATGAACTGCCTATTAAAGAAATATGGCTTGTAGATATTGAAGATGGAAAAGAGAAGTTAGAAATAGTTGGAGCAATGGCTCAAAGAATGGTTAAGGCAGCAGGATTGGATTGGAAAGTTAATTTAACTTTAGATAGGAGAGAGGCCCTTAAGGATGCGGATTTTGTGTCAACTCAATTTAGAGTAGGACTTTTAGATGCAAGAATAAAGGATGAAAGAATTCCTTTAAGCCATGGAATAATTGGACAAGAGACTAACGGTGCTGGTGGTATGTTTAAAGCATTTAGAACAATTCCAGTAATATTAGACATAATAGACGATATGAGAGAGTTATGCCCTAATGCATGGCTTGTTAACTTCACAAATCCATCAGGAATGGTGACTGAAGCAGCTATAAAATATGGCGGATGGGACAGAACTGTTGGACTATGCAATGTTCCAATCAACTGTATAGAAGATGATGCAAAGATGCTTGGAGTTCCTTCAAGTGAATTATTCTTTAAGTTTGCTGGATTAAATCATTTCCATTGGCATAGAGTATGGGATAAGGAAGGTAATGAAAAAACTGCAGAAGTAATTGAAAAATTGTACAATCCATTATTAGCAGAAGAAAAGAAAGATGCAGGAGTTGCCAACATTAAAGATATCAAGTTTAACTATGAGCAGATTAAAGACTTGGGAATATTACCTTGTCCGTATCATAGATATTACTATATTACAGATGATATGTTGATGGAAGAACTTGAAAGTTACTCAAAAGGTGAAACTAGAGCAGAGGTTGTAAAAAGGACAGAGGCAGAATTGTTTGAATTATATAAAGATCCAAAGCTTGACTATAAACCAGAACAATTGACTAAGAGAGGTGGAACTCACTACAGCGATGCTGCCTGTGAATTAATTGCTTCAATCTACAATGACAAGAGAACAACTATGGTAGTTAGCACAAAGAATAATGGCGCATTAGAGGATCTTCCATATGACTCTATAGTAGAAGTTTCAAGTACAATCACGTCTCATGGACCAGAACCGATTAATTTTGGAAAGTTTGACCCAGCGCCAAGAGGTATGGTTCAAATAATGAAGGGAATGGAAGAAACAACAATTTCAGCAGCAGTTACAGGGAACTACAACAAAGCTCTTCATGCATTTACAATAAATCCATTAGTTCCAAGTGGACAAATTGCTAAAAATTTATTAGATGAAATGTTACTTGCACATAAAAAACACTTACCACAATTTGCTGAAAGAATAGAAAAACTAGAGAAAAATAAGTAG
- a CDS encoding glycoside hydrolase family 30 protein — MRKATLISTTRTDSLVSSNINISKDKSYHTLELNGESYQTIDGFGGCFNELGYIALKKIANDKKEEVLRNLFDPEECNFTYCRLPIGANDYSESWYSLNETKGDYEMKNFSIERDKECLISYIKEAEKYSGELNLFASPWSPPTWMKFPEVYNFGTLIWEEKNLKAYALYFKKFIEEYQKEGIKINQVHIQNEPIADQKFPSCVWSGKQLLDFIKEYIGPLFEENKLDTEIWLGTLNSPYDDYGDENWQFGQYNNFANTVLSDKDAKRYIKGVGYQWGGKHALLQTKIAYPEMKLIQTENECGEGKNSWEYAEYVFNLMWTYFINGVSAYTYWNMVLEEEGISTWGWKQNSLITVTKDNDVKYNPEYYLMRHFSKYVKQGATMKGLKGDFAGNALAFENPDGSVVLELLNPFDELQEVTFSVNGEDYSFNIQPHSFNTLVV, encoded by the coding sequence ATGAGGAAAGCAACTTTGATTTCAACAACAAGGACTGATAGCTTAGTAAGTAGTAATATAAATATTAGTAAAGATAAATCATACCATACATTGGAGTTAAATGGAGAGTCTTATCAAACTATTGATGGATTTGGTGGATGTTTTAATGAGTTAGGATATATAGCATTAAAAAAGATTGCAAATGATAAGAAAGAAGAGGTGCTTAGAAATCTATTTGATCCAGAGGAGTGTAATTTTACTTATTGCAGATTGCCAATTGGAGCAAATGATTATTCAGAAAGCTGGTATAGTCTAAATGAAACTAAGGGCGATTATGAAATGAAGAATTTTAGCATTGAAAGAGACAAAGAATGCTTGATTTCTTATATTAAAGAAGCAGAAAAATATAGTGGGGAGCTTAATTTATTTGCTTCTCCATGGAGCCCGCCCACTTGGATGAAGTTTCCGGAGGTATACAATTTCGGAACATTAATATGGGAGGAGAAAAATCTAAAAGCATATGCTCTTTACTTTAAAAAATTTATTGAAGAATACCAAAAAGAGGGTATTAAGATTAATCAGGTACACATACAAAATGAACCTATAGCAGATCAGAAGTTTCCATCATGTGTTTGGTCAGGAAAACAATTACTTGATTTTATAAAAGAATACATCGGGCCATTATTTGAAGAGAATAAGCTTGATACTGAGATATGGCTTGGAACATTGAATTCTCCTTATGATGATTATGGAGATGAAAATTGGCAATTTGGTCAATATAATAATTTTGCTAACACTGTACTAAGTGATAAAGACGCAAAAAGATATATAAAGGGTGTTGGATATCAGTGGGGAGGAAAGCATGCTTTGCTACAGACAAAAATTGCTTATCCAGAAATGAAATTGATACAGACAGAAAATGAATGTGGAGAAGGAAAAAATAGCTGGGAATATGCTGAATATGTATTCAATTTAATGTGGACATACTTTATAAATGGAGTAAGCGCCTATACCTATTGGAATATGGTACTTGAAGAAGAGGGAATAAGCACTTGGGGATGGAAACAAAATTCACTTATTACGGTGACAAAAGATAATGATGTTAAATATAATCCAGAGTATTATCTAATGAGACATTTTTCGAAATATGTAAAACAAGGAGCAACAATGAAAGGCTTAAAAGGGGACTTTGCAGGAAATGCTCTGGCTTTTGAAAATCCAGATGGAAGTGTTGTATTAGAATTATTAAATCCATTTGATGAATTACAAGAAGTTACATTTAGTGTTAATGGTGAAGATTATAGCTTTAATATTCAGCCACATTCTTTCAATACATTAGTTGTTTAG
- a CDS encoding SGNH/GDSL hydrolase family protein gives MFKNIKWKFILLLSIVSTITLVTGFISALSISYRPPKEISDKESEQPKSEELDQNYYNILVLGDSLAKGTGDEKGLGFSGYFSEYWKTKVSKEIKINNLAINGDVSNGLLNVVQESQTLADIKGSNMIFISIGGNEISKLKNTDISSSTTKIKDIQDTYLANLKSIFNIIRTNNPSSMVVFIGLYNPFGKDLTSDKVSILNEWNYQSQQLLSLDSNALFIPTYDLFKYNLQDYLAADNFHPNSTGYQAISDRIIEALKNYK, from the coding sequence ATGTTTAAAAATATAAAATGGAAATTTATTTTATTGCTATCCATAGTTTCCACCATAACCTTAGTTACCGGATTTATATCAGCATTATCAATAAGTTATCGCCCTCCTAAAGAGATATCAGATAAGGAATCTGAACAACCTAAGAGTGAAGAATTAGATCAAAATTATTACAACATATTAGTTCTTGGTGACTCCCTTGCTAAAGGAACTGGAGATGAAAAAGGACTTGGCTTTTCAGGCTATTTTTCAGAATACTGGAAAACTAAAGTTTCAAAGGAGATTAAAATAAATAATCTTGCCATAAACGGGGATGTATCTAATGGGCTTTTAAATGTAGTTCAAGAGTCACAAACATTAGCTGACATTAAAGGATCAAACATGATATTTATATCTATAGGTGGCAATGAAATAAGTAAGCTTAAAAATACAGATATAAGCTCATCCACAACAAAGATAAAAGATATTCAAGATACTTATTTAGCTAATCTAAAATCTATTTTTAATATAATAAGGACCAATAATCCGTCATCTATGGTAGTTTTCATTGGCTTGTATAACCCATTCGGAAAAGATCTTACATCTGATAAGGTAAGCATATTAAATGAATGGAATTATCAAAGTCAACAGCTTTTATCATTAGATTCAAATGCGCTTTTTATTCCAACATATGATCTTTTCAAATACAACTTACAAGATTATCTAGCTGCTGATAATTTTCATCCAAATAGCACCGGTTATCAAGCTATTTCTGACAGAATAATTGAAGCTTTAAAAAATTATAAGTAA
- a CDS encoding glycoside hydrolase family 3 C-terminal domain-containing protein, with protein sequence MVEEKRITHEYALERAKELVGKMTLEEKAEQLTYKSSAVKRLNIPRYNWWNEGLHGVARAGTATVFPQAIGLAAMFDDELLNDIAKVISTEGRAKYNESSKKDDRDIYKGITFWSPNVNIFRDPRWGRGHETYGEDPYLTSRLGVAFVKGLQGEGKYLKVAACAKHFAVHSGPEGLRHEFDAVVSKKDLYETYLPAFEACVKEGDVEAVMGAYNRTNGEPCCGSKTLLRDILRGKWNFKGHVVSDCWAIADFHLHHRVTSTATESAALAMKNGCDLNCGNVYLQLLLAYKEGLVTEEDITTAAERLMATRIRLGMFDEECEYNKIPYELNDCKEHNELSLKAARNSMVLLKNNGILPLNKNNLKSIAVIGPNADNQIMLKGNYSGTASRYITVLEGIHEAVGEDVRVYYSEGCHLFRDRVEELAEPNDRLKEAISIAERSDVAILCLGLDSTIEGEQGDAGNSEGAGDKASLNLPGRQQELLEKIIETGTPVILVIGAGSALTFNNAEDKCSAILDAWYPGSRGGRAVADLIFGKCSPSGKLPITFYRNTKDLPEFIDYSMKDRTYRYMSCESLYPFGYGLTYSTVKLSELHVPDVESDFEDVEVSVKITNTGNFDIEEVVQCYIKDLESKHAVRNHSLAGFKRVGLKIGESKIVKMKIKKSSFEVVNDDGERILDSKRFKLFAGISQPDSRSIQLVGISPLEVDIKLV encoded by the coding sequence ATGGTCGAGGAAAAAAGAATTACTCATGAATATGCGTTAGAAAGAGCAAAAGAATTAGTAGGGAAAATGACGCTAGAAGAAAAAGCAGAACAATTAACTTATAAATCATCAGCTGTAAAAAGATTAAATATACCTAGATATAATTGGTGGAATGAGGGATTGCATGGAGTAGCGAGAGCAGGCACAGCAACAGTATTTCCACAAGCCATAGGATTAGCTGCTATGTTTGATGATGAGTTATTGAATGACATTGCAAAAGTTATCTCAACAGAAGGCAGAGCAAAGTATAATGAAAGTAGCAAAAAAGATGATAGAGACATCTATAAGGGAATAACTTTTTGGTCACCAAATGTTAATATTTTTAGAGATCCTAGATGGGGTCGTGGTCATGAAACCTACGGTGAAGATCCATATTTAACATCTAGATTGGGCGTGGCCTTTGTAAAAGGACTTCAAGGAGAAGGCAAATATTTAAAAGTGGCAGCATGTGCAAAACATTTCGCTGTTCATAGCGGACCAGAAGGATTAAGGCATGAATTTGATGCAGTTGTAAGTAAAAAGGATTTATATGAGACTTACCTCCCTGCTTTTGAAGCTTGTGTCAAAGAAGGTGATGTAGAGGCCGTAATGGGGGCGTATAATCGTACAAATGGTGAACCTTGTTGTGGAAGTAAAACTTTATTAAGAGATATATTAAGGGGAAAATGGAACTTTAAAGGTCATGTAGTATCCGATTGTTGGGCAATTGCTGATTTTCATTTGCATCATAGGGTGACAAGCACTGCTACAGAATCAGCAGCATTAGCTATGAAAAATGGATGTGATTTAAATTGTGGTAATGTGTATCTTCAATTATTGCTTGCCTATAAAGAGGGATTAGTAACAGAAGAAGATATAACAACAGCAGCAGAAAGATTAATGGCAACAAGAATAAGATTGGGAATGTTTGATGAAGAGTGTGAATATAACAAAATACCATATGAGTTAAATGATTGTAAAGAACATAATGAATTATCATTAAAAGCAGCTAGAAATTCAATGGTTTTATTAAAGAATAATGGAATATTACCATTAAATAAAAATAACTTAAAATCAATTGCTGTTATTGGCCCTAATGCTGATAATCAGATCATGCTTAAAGGCAATTATTCAGGAACTGCATCTAGATATATAACTGTGTTGGAGGGAATACATGAAGCCGTAGGAGAAGATGTAAGAGTATATTATTCTGAAGGTTGTCATTTATTTAGAGACAGAGTTGAAGAATTAGCAGAACCTAATGATAGATTAAAAGAAGCAATATCAATAGCAGAAAGATCAGATGTTGCAATTCTATGCCTCGGATTAGATTCTACAATTGAAGGTGAGCAAGGAGATGCAGGTAATAGTGAAGGAGCTGGTGATAAAGCAAGCTTAAATTTACCAGGAAGGCAGCAGGAATTATTAGAGAAAATAATAGAAACAGGTACACCTGTTATATTAGTTATTGGCGCAGGAAGTGCATTGACATTTAATAATGCAGAGGATAAGTGTTCAGCTATATTAGATGCTTGGTATCCTGGAAGTAGAGGTGGCAGAGCTGTAGCTGACTTAATATTTGGAAAGTGTTCACCAAGTGGAAAGTTACCTATTACATTTTATAGAAATACTAAGGATTTACCAGAATTTATAGATTATTCAATGAAAGATAGGACATATCGCTATATGTCTTGTGAAAGCTTATATCCATTTGGATATGGATTAACTTATTCTACTGTAAAATTATCAGAATTGCATGTACCAGATGTAGAAAGTGATTTTGAGGATGTAGAGGTAAGCGTAAAGATAACTAATACAGGAAATTTTGACATAGAAGAAGTTGTGCAATGTTATATAAAAGATCTTGAATCTAAACATGCTGTTAGGAATCATAGTCTAGCAGGATTTAAACGTGTTGGGTTGAAAATAGGAGAAAGCAAGATTGTAAAAATGAAAATCAAGAAATCATCATTTGAAGTGGTAAATGATGATGGAGAAAGGATATTAGATAGCAAAAGGTTCAAATTATTTGCTGGTATATCACAACCAGATAGTAGAAGTATTCAGCTTGTTGGAATATCTCCTTTAGAAGTTGATATCAAGCTAGTATAA
- a CDS encoding response regulator has protein sequence MYKAIVVDDEEMIRKGICSVIPWEKLKIDTVKMASSGIEALKIMEEEAFDIMITDICMTEMNGLSLVEKMNYLNPRLKIIVLTGYDNFEYAQKCCKMQVEDYLLKPVDEIELENAIGRLIEDLEHEKTLSHEQKINSRIQGVTEQLKLEQIMQNLLYERVKTSEFKKVLREYSYDKEEMLQIALVCPIIDDNLAWKQHFELLNLSIKNICIELFDSKKQGITFEDKNKNIVIAIFIREELEEVTLRVQHLIEYLKNEYDINPKVILGSVVGGFNKINISYNDACVLLNNKSTYGKIITKEPREMRLTLFNERVQEFKKNMIDNIDDLEKVMSIYEAYSEAIEFYNLSTSLVKKTCFDIGGGIYFSYAMEKGDISDNKLNSLLISLKNCSRSDALRITRDFIIQILQTDIGESHEIIRKAKQYINDHLNEDISVYSIAEMLYLTPTYFSKLFKHSTGEGCNNYIIRKRIQKAKSLLETTSMKTGKIATLVGYKDTNYFSLAFKKQTGMSPTEFREKGGMYNEESNFDFNNKD, from the coding sequence ATGTATAAAGCTATAGTTGTAGATGATGAGGAAATGATTAGAAAAGGAATATGTAGTGTGATTCCTTGGGAGAAACTCAAGATAGATACTGTTAAAATGGCATCCTCAGGAATTGAAGCTTTAAAAATCATGGAAGAAGAAGCATTTGATATCATGATTACAGATATATGTATGACTGAGATGAATGGATTATCTTTAGTAGAAAAGATGAATTATCTAAATCCTAGGTTAAAAATTATTGTTTTAACAGGATATGATAATTTTGAATATGCTCAAAAATGCTGCAAGATGCAGGTGGAGGATTATCTCTTAAAGCCGGTAGATGAGATAGAACTTGAGAATGCTATCGGAAGATTAATAGAAGATTTAGAGCATGAGAAAACTTTAAGCCATGAGCAAAAGATAAATAGCAGGATACAAGGTGTAACAGAACAATTAAAGCTTGAACAGATTATGCAAAATTTACTTTATGAACGAGTGAAGACAAGTGAATTTAAAAAAGTATTAAGGGAGTATTCTTATGATAAGGAAGAGATGCTTCAAATTGCTTTGGTATGTCCAATTATAGATGATAATTTAGCTTGGAAACAACATTTTGAATTATTAAATTTATCTATTAAAAATATTTGCATTGAATTATTTGATTCTAAGAAACAAGGGATTACATTTGAGGACAAAAATAAAAATATAGTAATTGCCATATTTATAAGAGAAGAGTTAGAAGAAGTAACATTAAGAGTACAACATTTAATTGAGTACTTGAAAAATGAGTATGATATTAATCCTAAAGTGATTCTTGGAAGCGTTGTAGGAGGATTTAATAAGATCAATATTTCATATAACGACGCATGTGTTTTATTAAATAATAAGAGCACATATGGGAAAATAATAACGAAAGAACCTAGAGAAATGCGTTTGACTTTATTTAACGAGAGAGTTCAGGAATTTAAGAAGAATATGATAGATAATATAGATGACCTTGAGAAAGTAATGAGTATTTATGAAGCTTATTCAGAGGCTATAGAGTTTTATAATTTATCAACATCATTAGTTAAGAAAACATGTTTTGATATTGGAGGAGGAATATATTTTTCCTATGCCATGGAAAAAGGAGATATATCAGATAATAAATTAAATTCTTTATTAATTTCATTAAAAAATTGTAGTAGAAGTGATGCGTTGAGAATTACACGAGATTTCATAATACAAATACTTCAGACTGATATCGGAGAAAGCCATGAAATTATAAGAAAAGCAAAACAATATATCAATGATCATTTAAATGAAGACATTTCAGTATATAGTATAGCGGAAATGCTTTATTTAACTCCAACTTATTTTTCAAAGCTGTTTAAACATAGTACAGGAGAAGGCTGTAATAACTACATTATACGTAAACGAATACAGAAGGCCAAATCACTATTAGAAACAACTAGTATGAAAACAGGTAAAATAGCAACTTTAGTGGGATATAAGGATACAAATTATTTTTCTTTAGCTTTTAAAAAACAGACAGGAATGTCACCAACTGAATTTAGAGAAAAAGGAGGAATGTATAATGAGGAAAGCAACTTTGATTTCAACAACAAGGACTGA
- a CDS encoding ABC transporter permease, whose product MLVLVKNEVNKILYKRKLLLISAIILILVSLFAYGQNYQYQNTLNKYLKTTTQSGAIPWQSLQKQQIQDLKNRLNRPDTPDESKPSINIQIQQNQYYLDNNINPITPSAAKFSVKLMEQSISVLLPLLIILLAGDSVCGEFSAKTIKVLLTRAVPRWKILLSKYIALLIMFSIVILEMALFSILISGLFFNNWGFNEPVATGFSSASGTLDVSNVIKVTELQYLILVYSLGWFVSIVIGTISFMISVLVRNTATSIGIMMATLVGGGFLRLFLNDWPSIKYFFAINLNLPQYLTGSYTPISGMSLSFSTLVLLAWSIGAFIVSFVVFLKQDVLV is encoded by the coding sequence TTGCTAGTATTAGTTAAAAATGAAGTTAATAAAATATTATATAAGCGAAAACTCCTACTTATTAGTGCTATAATCCTAATTTTAGTTTCACTTTTTGCATACGGCCAAAATTATCAATATCAAAACACTTTGAATAAGTATTTAAAGACAACTACTCAAAGTGGCGCTATCCCTTGGCAGTCATTACAAAAGCAACAAATCCAGGACCTAAAAAATAGGCTTAATAGACCTGATACCCCTGACGAAAGTAAGCCCTCAATTAATATTCAAATTCAGCAAAACCAGTATTATTTAGATAACAACATAAATCCAATTACTCCAAGTGCTGCAAAATTTTCAGTTAAGCTAATGGAACAGTCCATATCTGTATTACTACCTTTACTAATAATTCTATTGGCTGGGGATAGCGTATGTGGAGAATTTTCTGCTAAAACTATAAAAGTACTGCTAACAAGAGCTGTTCCTCGATGGAAGATATTACTTAGTAAATATATAGCACTTCTAATCATGTTTTCTATAGTAATTCTAGAGATGGCTCTATTTTCAATTTTAATTTCTGGTTTATTTTTTAATAACTGGGGATTTAATGAGCCTGTAGCTACAGGTTTTAGCTCTGCTTCTGGAACCTTAGATGTTTCCAATGTAATCAAAGTAACCGAATTGCAATATTTAATTCTCGTATACTCTCTTGGATGGTTTGTATCAATTGTTATCGGTACAATTTCATTTATGATTTCAGTTTTAGTAAGAAATACAGCTACTTCCATAGGTATAATGATGGCTACATTAGTTGGGGGAGGCTTTCTTAGATTGTTTCTAAATGATTGGCCTTCAATAAAGTACTTTTTTGCCATCAATCTAAACTTACCTCAGTATCTTACAGGATCATATACTCCAATAAGTGGAATGTCATTAAGTTTTAGCACTTTAGTACTTCTAGCTTGGTCCATAGGTGCCTTCATTGTTAGTTTTGTTGTATTTTTAAAACAAGATGTATTAGTTTAA